A single Primulina eburnea isolate SZY01 chromosome 11, ASM2296580v1, whole genome shotgun sequence DNA region contains:
- the LOC140806294 gene encoding ABC transporter B family member 15-like, with protein MGESNIDKSMSQKNMKKRNDNISFRSIFMHADAWDMVLMSFGLLGSFGDGVSMPVMLLVTSKLMNSFGNSADSLSNGDFTHSVNKNSLVLCYMACGQWVACFLEGYCWTRTAERQASRLRTRYLKAVMRQDVGYFDLHVTSTAEVIQSVSSDSLVIQDAISEKVPVFLMNLSTFLGSYVVAFALLWRLAIVGFPFIILLVIPGLMYGRALMSIARKIRDEYNKAGVIVEQAVSSVRTVYSFVGESKTIAAYSAALQGTVRLGLRQGLAKGLAIGSNGVVFAIWSFMAYYGSRLVMYHGAEGGTVFAVGAAIAIGGLSLGSGLSNVKYFSEASAAGERVRAVIKRVPKIDSDSMEGQVLQNVFGEVEFKHVSFAYPSRPDSIIFEDFNLKFPAGKAMALVGGSGSGKSTVIALLQRFYDPLSGEILVDGVAIDKLQLKWLRSQMGLVSQEPALFATTIKENILFGKENASTEEVVEAAKASNAHNFITQLPQGYDTQVGERGVQMSGGQKQRIAIARAIIKAPKILLLDEATSALDSESERAVQEALDKAAVGRTTIIIAHRLSTIRNVDLIAVVQDGHVQEIGSHNELIQDPSGLYTTLIRLQQTNKAEDFAKANQSHVGTASITNTDVYSMSSRRLAMVSRSSSANSGALNHGEDLGLVTTEQVFSKPSFRRLLAMNLPEWKQATLGCTGAILFGAIQPLYAFAMGSMISVYFLPDHSVIKEKTKIYALSFMGLAVFSLLINICQHYNFAAMGENLTKRIRERMLSKMLTFEIGWFDKDENATGAVCSRLAKDANVVRSLVGDRMALLIQTCSAVIIACTMGLAIAWKLALVMIAVQPLIIICFYLKRVLLRNMSVKAMKSQEESSKLAAEAVSNLRTVTAFSSQSRILQMLEKAQEGPQKESLRQSWFAGLGLGMSQSLMTCTWALDFWYGGKLIAEGSLGAEALFQTFMILVSTGRVIADAGTMTNDLAKGADAVGSVFAVLDRYSLIEPEDPDGYKADKLTGHIELEDVDFAYPARPNTIIFKSFSIEIEPGKSTALVGQSGSGKSTIIGLIERFYDPSKGTVKIDGRDIKSYHLRSLRNHIALVSQEPTLFSGTIRQNITYGASEDIDEVEVIEAAKVANAHDFISGLKDGYDTCCGDRGLQLSGGQKQRIAIARAILKNPVILLLDEATSALDTHSEKVVQDALERVMVGRTSVVVAHRLSTIQNCNSIAVLDKGKVVEKGTHSSLLSRGPNGAYYALVNLQRTPSNSTQIGS; from the exons atGGGCGAGTCTAATATCGATAAATCGATGTCTCAGAAGAACATGAAGAAGAGAAACGATAACATTTCTTTTCGTTCGATTTTCATGCATGCCGATGCTTGGGATATGGTTCTGATGAGTTTCGGGTTGTTGGGTTCTTTCGGCGATGGAGTCTCCATGCCTGTCATGCTTTTAGTCACCAGTAAACTTATGAACAGTTTCGGAAACTCTGCGGATTCGCTCTCCAATGGCGATTTTACTCACTCCGTCAACAAG AATTCATTGGTTCTTTGCTACATGGCTTGCGGGCAATGGGTTGCTTGTTTTCTCG AGGGGTATTGTTGGACAAGAACAGCGGAGAGACAAGCTTCAAGATTGAGAACGAGGTATTTGAAGGCTGTAATGAGGCAAGATGTTGGATACTTCGATTTGCACGTCACCAGCACGGCGGAGGTTATCCAAAGTGTCTCCAGTGACAGTTTAGTAATTCAAGATGCTATTAGCGAAAAG GTTCCGGTTTTCTTGATGAACCTATCCACATTCCTCGGTTCCTACGTGGTGGCTTTCGCGCTGTTGTGGAGGCTAGCAATCGTCGGGTTCCCGTTCATCATATTGCTCGTCATACCAGGCTTGATGTATGGAAGGGCTCTCATGAGCATTGCGAGGAAAATCAGGGACGAGTACAACAAAGCGGGCGTGATAGTGGAGCAGGCTGTTTCTTCGGTGCGAACGGTTTATTCCTTCGTGGGGGAGAGCAAGACAATCGCCGCGTATTCGGCTGCTCTACAAGGGACTGTGAGATTAGGACTCAGGCAAGGGTTGGCTAAAGGTTTGGCTATCGGGAGTAATGGTGTGGTGTTTGCTATTTGGTCTTTCATGGCTTATTATGGCAGCAGATTGGTTATGTACCATGGTGCAGAAGGTGGCACCGTTTTCGCAGTCGGAGCAGCAATCGCTATCGGTGGCCT ATCATTAGGTTCAGGTTTATCCAACGTCAAGTATTTTTCTGAGGCAAGTGCTGCAGGGGAGCGAGTAAGGGCAGTCATCAAGCGAGTGCCCAAGATAGACTCGGACAGTATGGAAGGTCAAGTGCTACAAAACGTGTTTGGAGAGGTCGAATTCAAGCATGTCTCGTTCGCTTACCCCTCGAGGCCGGATAGTATAATTTTCGAAGACTTCAACTTGAAATTCCCGGCAGGGAAGGCGATGGCATTGGTTGGAGGGAGCGGGTCAGGGAAGTCAACGGTGATCGCGCTTTTACAAAGATTTTACGACCCACTCAGTGGCGAAATTCTAGTCGATGGAGTGGCCATCGACAAGTTGCAACTCAAGTGGTTAAGGTCGCAAATGGGGTTGGTTAGTCAAGAGCCAGCACTCTTCGCCAcaaccattaaagaaaacatACTTTTTGGGAAGGAGAATGCATCGACGGAGGAGGTTGTGGAGGCAGCCAAAGCTTCAAATGCTCATAACTTCATTACTCAGCTGCCTCAGGGTTATGATACCCAG GTTGGCGAAAGAGGAGTACAAATGTCCGGAGGGCAGAAACAGAGAATTGCAATAGCCAGAGCCATCATCAAGGCACCTAAAATCCTCCTCCTCGACGAGGCCACGAGCGCTCTAGATTCCGAATCCGAAAGGGCGGTCCAAGAGGCACTCGACAAGGCCGCAGTTGGCCGCACCACCATCATCATCGCGCACCGCCTCTCCACCATTCGAAACGTTGATCTCATCGCTGTCGTGCAGGATGGACATGTCCAGGAAATCGGTTCACACAATGAGCTCATCCAGGATCCCAGTGGCTTATACACTACACTCATTCGTCTCCAACAAACCAATAAGGCCGAAGATTTTGCAAAAGCTAACCAAAGTCATGTCGGGACAGCATCGATCACCAACACCGATGTTTATAGCATGAGTAGCCGAAGGCTGGCTATGGTAAGCCGGTCTAGTTCAGCCAATTCTGGAGCACTTAACCACGGGGAAGACTTGGGCTTGGTTACCACTGAACAAGTTTTCTCTAAGCCCTCATTTAGAAGATTGCTAGCCATGAATTTGCCAGAGTGGAAGCAAGCGACATTAGGGTGCACAGGGGCCATCTTGTTTGGTGCCATTCAGCCATTATATGCATTCGCAATGGGATCAATGATATCCGTATATTTTCTACCGGATCATAGTGTAATCAAGGAGAAGACGAAGATATACGCTTTGAGTTTTATGGGGCTCGCTGTTTTCTCTCTTTTGATCAACATTTGCCAGCATTACAATTTTGCAGCAATGGGGGAGAATCTGACTAAGAGGATTAGAGAAAGAATGCTGTCAAAGATGCTCACATTCGAAATCGGGTGGTTCGATAAAGACGAGAATGCTACCGGTGCTGTTTGCTCTCGACTAGCCAAAGATGCCAATGTG GTGAGGTCTCTAGTGGGTGACAGAATGGCTCTTTTGATCCAAACCTGTTCAGCAGTGATCATCGCTTGCACAATGGGACTTGCCATCGCATGGAAGCTTGCATTAGTAATGATTGCCGTGCAACCCTTGATTATAATTTGCTTCTATTTAAAGAGAGTCTTGCTCAGAAACATGTCTGTAAAGGCCATGAAATCCCAGGAAGAAAGTAGCAAGCTCGCAGCAGAAGCGGTCTCCAATCTCCGAACCGTAACAGCTTTCTCCTCCCAGTCTCGGATTCTTCAAATGCTCGAGAAAGCACAAGAAGGGCCACAAAAGGAGAGTCTACGTCAGTCATGGTTTGCTGGACTTGGGCTCGGGATGTCCCAAAGCCTCATGACTTGCACTTGGGCGTTGGATTTTTGGTACGGCGGAAAACTCATAGCAGAAGGATCCCTTGGAGCAGAAGCATTGTTCCAGACTTTCATGATCTTGGTGAGCACAGGCCGTGTTATAGCTGATGCTGGAACGATGACCAATGATCTCGCGAAAGGCGCAGATGCTGTTGGATCAGTTTTCGCTGTGTTGGACCGATATTCATTGATTGAACCTGAAGATCCGGATGGTTACAAGGCTGACAAGCTAACAGGGCATATTGAGCTAGAAGATGTCGATTTCGCCTACCCTGCCCGGCCTAACACGATCATTTTCAAAAGTTTCTCGATCGAGATCGAGCCAGGGAAATCAACAGCGTTGGTCGGGCAAAGTGGCTCTGGAAAATCAACCATCATAGGCCTGATCGAAAGATTCTACGACCCTTCAAAAGGTACCGTGAAAATCGATGGACGAGACATCAAGTCATACCACCTAAGATCACTAAGAAACCACATTGCCCTGGTCAGCCAAGAACCAACACTATTCTCAGGCACCATACGACAAAACATCACGTACGGAGCATCGGAAGACATCGACGAGGTCGAGGTCATCGAGGCAGCGAAGGTCGCAAATGCCCACGACTTCATCTCGGGGCTGAAAGATGGGTACGACACCTGCTGCGGCGACAGAGGGCTGCAACTATCCGGAGGCCAGAAGCAACGGATCGCCATAGCACGCGCCATCTTGAAAAATCCAGTGATCTTGCTGCTGGATGAGGCTACTAGCGCGCTGGATACACATTCAGAGAAGGTGGTGCAAGATGCACTAGAGAGAGTCATGGTGGGGAGGACTAGTGTTGTGGTGGCACACAGGCTAAGCACCATACAGAATTGCAACAGCATTGCTGTTTTGGACAAGGGGAAAGTGGTGGAAAAGGGGACACATTCTTCTTTGCTTAGTAGAGGGCCAAATGGAGCTTATTATGCTCTTGTTAATCTACAGAGAACACCCTCCAATAGTACTCAGATAGGGAGCTAA